The sequence below is a genomic window from Terriglobia bacterium.
CGCAGCGCACCTTATTCGTTGAAGTTACTAACCACCCCGTCTGCGCCGCTACGGAACGGGACCTTCTTCTTTGTGGCGCGGCCACCCCGCCTTGAAAAGGCGGGGAATATCCATCTGGGCGACTTTTTGTGCAAAGCCCCCGGCCTCTCGGCCGCGGCCACAATCTCATGGCCCTATGGGCCTTCAGTCACGGGTGGACCTTCGGTCTAGCTTCGGGACATCGCATTCAACTCAACTCGACGATATGCGGTCGAGGGGCCGTCCCAGGAAAAGCTTCCCGGATAAAAGAGGTGCGCCAGAAGTTCAGCGCCGTCAATGACCCGCGGGCCGGGGCGGGCAAAATAGGAGTTGGCATCCACGGCGTATACGCGATTATTGCGGACCGCGGCCAGATCCTGCCATCCTTCGTATTCGCAGAGTTTCGCCGTTTCCTGAACCACCTTCTCGATATGGAAGCCGCACGGAATGACGACCAGGACCTCGGGATTCCACTTGCGAACGTCGTCCCAGGAGATGCGCACTGAATCGGAGCCTTCCCTGCCCAGCGTGTCGCTGCCTCCGGCGATCTTCACGAGCTCGGGAACCCAGTGGCCGCTGCAAAAAATCGGATTCAGCCATTCCATGCAGAAGACCCGCGGACGCGTGGACAACTCCCCTGTCCGCGTCTTGATCTTCTCGAGGCGTTGGCGACCAGACGCAATCACTTCTTCAGCCCGCCGCTGCCGGCCCGTGGCCTGGCCCAGGGCGCGGATGTTGTCCTCGATTCCGGCCAGGGACTTCGGCGTCATCCAGATAATTTCCGGCTTCTTCGGCAACACCTTCAAAGCCTGAGAAAGCTCGTTACCGGAGGGGGCACACACCTGGCAGAGATCCTGGGTGATGATGATGTCGGGTTCGAGATCGCGCAGGAGGTTTTCGTCGACCTGATAGAGACTCTCTCCGTCCCGGAGGCGCTGTGTAACGGCCTCATCGATCTCCCGCTGCGTCAGTGTCTCCAGCGGAAGAACGTTCCTGACGACAACGGGTTTGGATTGCACCTCGGGAGGGTAATCGCACTCGTGCGTCACCCCGACGAGTTGATCACCGAGGCCGAGAGCACAAACCATTTCGGAGGCCGAGGGAAGGAACGACACAATCCGCATCTGGGAATGGTATCAGTGGCCTGCAGGCGCGGTCTATGACCGCGCAATTTTCCCCGCCTTTCCAAGGCGGGGTGGCTGCGCCACTAATAAAATGGGCCCCTTCCTTAGAAGCGCAGACGGGGCGGTTAGTAAATTCCAAAACAATAAGGAGGCTCCGCGACCTATTACCAACCACCCCGTCCTCGCGTTCTAACGGTTTGATCGCTCGGCCACCCCTCCTTGAAAACGGAGGGGAATGACACCCCAACTCAGGTGGGGAGTAGCGCGAGCACTTTCACAATCACGTCGTAAACGTAATTCAGATCCGCCGGGGTGATGACATAGGGCGGCACCGTATAGATGATGTTTCCTAACGGCCTCAGCAAGACTCCCTGTTCCAGAAAGAAAGGATAAAGACGGGTACGGAGTTCCGAAAGATATCCGGCATCTCCGGCTTTCAGCTCGATCGCGGCGATGGTGCCGAGCATTCGAACGGCGGCTACCGAAGGATGGTCCTTAAGAGCCTCCAGACGCTGCGCATGAATGCGTTCGATCGCGGCAATGCGATCAAACACCGGTTCGCTCTCGAAGATCTGCAGGCTCGCGATGGCCGCCGCGCATCCCAGCGGGTTGCCGGAAAACGAATGGCCGTGGAAAAAGGTGCGCGAGCGATCCTTGCTGTAGAACGCCTGATAGATGTTCTCCGTGCAGACCGTGGCGGCGAGCGGCAGAAACCCGCTGGTGAGGCCTTTCGAGAGACACATCATGTCCGGCTGAACGCCGGCATGATCGCATGCAAACATCCGGCCGGTTCTGCCGAAGCCGGTGAAGACTTCGTCTGCGATAAAAAGCACATCATGCGCGGCGCACAGTTCGCGATACCGGCGCAACAGATCGGCCGAATAAACCAGCATGCCGCCGGCGCCCTGCACCAGCGGCTCGACGATCATTGCGGCAATCTCCTGATGCTTCGATTCGAACATTCGTTCCAGCTCCCCGGCGTCGCGAATGCAGAGCGACGGAATGCGCAGCGAACGGAATGCCGCGGTGAACGGCGAATCATCGCTCACCGACATCGCGCCGATGGTGTCGCCGTGATAGGCGTGCTCGAGCGCCACAATCCGATGTTTCTCCGGACGGCCGAGATTGTGCCAATACTGAACCGCCATCTTCATCGCGACTTCGACCGCGGTCGAGCCATTGTCTGAAAAGAACAGACGCGTCAGGGATGCGGGAAGAACTTTTGCAAGCCTGGCGCTGAGCTCTTCGGCGGGCTCGTGCGTGAAGCCGGCGAAGATCACATGCTCGAGCTTGCGGGCCTGAGCCGCGATCGCTTCCGCGATAAGCGGGTGCGAATGACCATGGATGTTCACCCACCAGGAGGAAATCGCGTCGATCAAACGGCGGCCGTCACGAGTGTAGAGATAGGCTCCCTCGCCGCGGTCGATTGCGATTGGGGTTGCGTCGGTCGCTTCCTGAGTATAAGGATGCCAGATCTTCATGCGAATGCCCGGGGGTCGAAGTGGATATTAAAGATGGCTCGAAGTGTTTCGCGGTCGATGCGGTCGAGCCACGGGATCCAGCCGATGACGGGGACGTTGCCGTAGCGCTCGACGGCGCGGCGGTTATCGCTGTTTTCGGCGCCGATCATGACGACTCCGGTGATTGGAAGCTTCGCGTTCCGGATCGCGGCGATCGTCAGAAGCGTGTGGTTGATGGTGCCGAGTGCGGTACGGCTCGCGATGACGAGTGGTGCATTCAAGTGACGCGCGAGATCCAGCATGAAGGAATCGGAGTTGATCGGGACGAGTACTCCGCCGGCGCCCTCGATGACGAGGGAATTTGGGGTGGCCGGCCGCTGGATGGATTTGAAGTCGATCTTCACGCCTTTCCACTCGGCCGCGAGATGAGGCGAAACCGGAGGATCGAAGATATAGGCTTCCGGATGCGCGCGCTCCGGCGCGATACCGGCTAATTGAAGGACGGTCTGGCGATCTGTGCCTTCGCCGGAACCGGTTTGGATGGGCTTCCAGTAATCGCGGTTCAGGGCCGCCACCAGCAGGGATGAGAGCATGGTTTTGCCGATGCCGGTGTCTGTGCCGGTGACAAATAGATCCGTCATGCGGCTCCAGTCCCCGCCTTTCCAAGGCGGGGTGGCTGCGCCATCAAATGATGGTCCCGTTCCTTAACGGCGCAGACGGGGCGGTTAGTAATAAGGAGGCTTCGCGACCTTTTACCAACCACCCCGTCCTCGCGTTCTAACGGTTTGATCGCTCGGCCACCCCTCCTTGAAAACGGAGGGGAATGTTCGCTAAACCACACCTGCAACACCTGCAAGAATCGTTTCTACAAATCGATCAAGCTCTTTCACCCGCAGCCGCGCATTCAGCGATACTCTCAGGCGTGCGGTGCCGGCCGGCACCGTCGGCGGTCGAATCGCTCGGATCGCGAAGCCGGCCGTTTGAGCGGCCGCCGCAAACTGCAGCGCCGTTTCATTGCTGCCGAGAATCACCGGCACAATCTGCGAATCACTTCGGCCGATATCAAAACCCGCGGCTCGAAGCCTCTCCCGCAGATGCCGGCTCAGTATCTCCAGCCGCGAACGCTCCACATCCGCGTCCCCCACCAGCCGGATCGCTTCACGAACATGCGCCGAGCAATACGGCGGCAGCGCCGTCGAGAAGATAAACGTGCGGGCGTGATTGATCAGATACTCGCGCAGCGTGCGGGACCCTGCGACAAATGCGCCCATCGACGCGAGAGCCTTGCCGCAGGGGTATACAGCCGCGAGGACATCCGACTGCCGGCGCAGTTCCACGCCCACCGAGTGTGCCGCATCGACGATCAATGAGGCGCCGGACCGCGCGCAGATCGCCGCCAGATCCTCCAGCGGCGCGTGGTCACCGTCCATGCTGAAGATACTTTCGACAACAACAACCTTGCGCGCAGCGCCAGCATTCTTCCGCAATGCCTCTTCCAGAAAATTCAAATCGAGGTGCGGAAAGATCACCTTCTGCGCCTTCGACAGCCGGATGCCGTCGATCAGGCTGGCGTGATTCGAGGCATCGGAGAACACGATATCCTCCGGTTTCAGCACGGAGCTGAGCAGCCCAACGTTGGCGGCATAACCCGACGGGAAATACAACGCCGCCTCGGCGCCCACGAACGCGGCAAACTCGGCCTCCAGCTCTTCCCAGCGCGGGTGATTCCCGGAGAGCAACCGCGAGCCCGTCGCAGCGAATCGATCGTCTTCCTCGAGCCCCCGCACGACAGCCTGTTCCAGGCGCGGGTGGCCCGACAGTCCGAGATAATCATTGGAATTCAGCTGAACTCCGGCGGGAGTCGCCAACTCGCGGAACTGATCGGCCGCGCGCAGCGCAGCCAGTTCCGCTTTCATGCGGTCAAGCATGAGTCGCCGGCCTGAGATGGAGATCCTGCAGCAGAAGCTCGTCCTCATCGCGCCCGGGATTCGGCGTGGTCAGCAATTTATCGCCGACGAAAATGGAATTGGCTCCTGCCATGAAACATAGCGCGATGGCTTCGCGGCTCAGCGACCGGCGGCCGGCGCTCAATCGCACCCGCGACGAAGGCATCAGCGTTCTCGCGGCGGCGATCGTCCGGACCATGACCAGGGGATCCACAGCTTCCGCCTCGCCGAGCGGCGTGCCTTCGACCCGCACGAGCAGGTTGATCGGAACGCTCTCGGGATGCGGCGTCAGCGTCGCCAGCTGGTGCAACAATCCAATGCGATCCTCATCCGATTCGCCCATGCCGATAATGCCGCCGCAGCAGACGGTGATTCCGGCCTTGCGCACATGGTCCAGCGTTTGCAGACGGTCGTCGTAATTTCGCGTCGTGATGATCTGGCCGTAGAACTCGGCGGAAGTATCGAGATTGTGGTTGTAGGCGTAAAGCCCGGCCTCGGCGAGACGCCGCGCCTGCGGCTCGTTCAACATACCGAGCGTGCAGCAGACTTCCATGCCCAGCGACGACACACCGCGAACCATATCGAGGACCGATTCAAATTCCGGCCCGTCGTTCACCTGCCGCCACGCCGCTCCCATGCAGAATCGCGTAACGCCCTGTTCCCGGGCTTCCCTGGCGGTCTGCAGAACATGGTCGAGCGAAAGGAGATTCTCGTGTCCGAGACCGGTGTCGTAATGCGCGCTTTGCGGACAGTACGCGCAGTCTTCCGGACAGCCACCGGTCTTGATCGAAAGCAGCTGGCAGAGCTGGACTTCGTTGGGCTTGAAGTACTGCCGGTGGATCGCCTGCGCCGAAAACACCGCGTCTATAAAAGGTCTGTTAAAAATAGCTCGGACCTCGTCCCGGGTCCAGTCGTGCCGTAGTCCATTCGTTTGCATGTTTGAGATTATAAACGGTCCCGAGCCAGCGAGGAATTTGGTAGGATAAGTGTTTGCTATGCCGTTAAGACGAGAGTATGTACAACTCCTGTCCAGAAAGATCGCCGAGGAACTCGTTGAACACGAAATGATCGAGCTCCCGGAAGGCTACGGTCTGGCCGAACAGCTTTTCCAGATCATAGACGACGAGATCAATCTGGAAGACCGGATCAACGATGAAGTGCGGCTGCTCCTCAACCAGTATCAGGACCAGATGCGGCAGAGCGGCGCTTCCTATCAGGAAATGTTCAAACTCATCAAAAACAAGCTGGTCCGCGAGCGAAAGTTGGTGCTGTGAGACTGTCTCGCGAAAAGGTGAATCTGCTTTCTCACCTCGTCAGCGACAAGCTGGCCTCGATGGACGACGTCGAATTTATCGAGGACCGCAATACGATCCGGCTGGCTGTCGTCGATATCCTCATGAAATGGCTTAAAAAAGAAGAAGACATCGATAAAGCCGCCCGCCACAAGATCGAAGGCCAGAAGCGCGGTATTCCGGAAGGCAGCGCGGAATGGGAAATCCTCTTTCGCAAGTACTACGAAGAGGAAATGCGCAATATCGTCTGACTTCACATCACACACCATTTCTTAAAAAACGGCACTCCGCGTGCATCGCCACTGGTGTATGACTCCGGAAATGCGGCAGTTCACGCGGCGTGTGTTCGCTGCCGTACTGATTATCGGGCTGGCCGCCGCGGTGATCTATTCCGTTGAAATCCTGCTGCTCACGTTCGCGGGCATCCTCCTGGCACTCCTTCTGCGGGCTTCGGGCACCTGGCTACGCGACCGGACCCGGCTGTCCACGAGCTGGGCCATGGCTCTGGTTCTTGCTGGATTCGTCGCGCTCTTCTTCGGAACTATCCTGACCTTCGGGGTCCAGATTGCCCATCAAACCGATCAGCTGTTTCTCGCCATATCCCAGGCCTACCTCCAATTTCACGACAAGCTGGCGCAGTTCCATGTTGCCGGCGGCTTCGCTGCCGGCGGCTTGAATCTGGAGACTCCCGCCAGGGCGGCAGCTCCGCACATTTTCCGGATTGCCGCTTCGATGGTGCTGGTTCTTTTTCTGGGCGTCTATCTATCGACCAGCCCTGAACTCTACACCGACTTGTTTCTCAGCTTTTTCGGGAGGCCGCTTCAGGGCCGCATCGCCGGTCTGCTCGACTCGATCGCGGCCGCCTTGCGATGGTGGCTTGCGGGACAACTGATCTCGATGGCTATCGTGGGAGGTCTCACCATCACCGGCATGCTGCTCGTCGGCGCTCCGATGGCAATCCCGCTGGGCGTGATGGCGGCGCTTCTGACCTTCGTGCCCTTCGTGGGATCGATCCTGTCGGCGGTTCCCGCGGTGTTACTGGCATTCACCAGAAGCCCGCAAATGGCCCTTTGGGTGGTGCTGATATATCTCGTCGCGCATGTCGTGGAGGGCTACATCGTCAGCCCGATGGTCCAGCAGCGCCTGGTCTATTTGCCGCCCGCACTGATACTGGCCGTGCAATTCCTGATGGACCTGTTCGCCGGAACCATCGGCGTCATGTTCGCGACGCCCCTGATGGTTGTGGGCATGGTTTTGATCAAGGAGCTCTATTTCAAGCAGGAATGGACGGAGGAAGCGGCTTAAGACTATTGGATCGCAAATTTTCGTCTGACGATGAGAATACCGAGGCCCAGCAATCCTGTGCCCAGCAAAAGCCAGCTGCCGGGTTCCGGAACCGAAGGTGGAACGCCATCAAAACCCGTGACCAGACCAAAATCGGCGTCTACCATGTTTACTGTTCCAGTGCTGGCGGTCGAGAATTGCCACACCCGCCCTATATCACTGCTGCCGCCCCTATCGAAGAAAATCGGGTTGCCGTCCGGCTCGGTGACCCCTGCAGCGTCCACGGTCAATAAAAGATTGTTGTTCAACGATGGGTTGTAAAGGAACGGCGTCATCAAGCTGATCGTCAGAGTGTCGCCAAACGCCCATGGTTGAGACAGATTGCCGGAGAACACCTGGGTGTTGCCGGCTCCGATATTGCTTGCGAACGTTGAGCCGAGTGAAGCGGGACCGGCGGTTGTAGTGGATAGCGATATCGTCCAGGTACCCGAGTTCATCGCCGTTGCAAAGTTGTCAAATTCCGTATTGAAAAACTCGATATCCTTAATGACTATAGGACCACTGAACGCATCGCTGCTGTAGACCTGCTGGTATAACCCCGCGTAAGCGCAGCCAAATGGAATACAGTTGTCGTCAACGGCGGGTAATCCAACAATCGGATCGGCGAGGGCGGGAACAGCTGCGAACACTCCAATCAACAATACAAACACGAAACCCAACGAAGCTCTTCTCTTCACAAATCGACGCCTTCCTTGACGTACCGCCTGGACAGCGGCTGGTAACTCGTGGCAAATACTTTGCCACTTCTTTTTTTTAGCTCACGTATGGCGTTTCAGCAACTCCTTATTTGGTCGCGTTCAGTTCAATTCGCTTGAGAGAATTACCGCCTCGGCGATCTCGCGCATCGACCGGCGGGTCTTCATGCTTTGCTGCTGGAGGCGCTTGTAGGCTTCTTCCTCGCTGAGGTTGGCCTGGCGTTGCAGAATGCTCTTGGCGCGTTCGACAAGCTTCCGGGTCAGGAGGGCTTCCTGGCTTTCCTGGATGGCCACGTTCAATTTCGTGTTTTCGAAGGCGAGGGCAACCTGGTCGGCCACGGTGGACAGCAGCCGCAAGTCTTCGTTTGAGAAGGCGCGTTCGTGTTCGGAATAGACGTTGAGCACGCCGATGACATGGCCTTTCAGGATCATCGGGACGGACAGCAGCGAGCGAATCCCTTCTTTCGTAGCGAGCTCGGGATATTGATACCCTTCCTGCTTGGTCACGTCCCGCACCATCAGGGGCGCCTTTTCTTTAACGACGCGGCTGATCAGACTGTTTCCGATTTTCAGGTTCGGTTTCCGCCAGTACTCTTCGCTCGAGGACTTTGCCGCTTTGATCACCAGTTCGTTCTTCTGAGCGTCGACCAGCATGATCGAGCAGACCCGCGCCTGCATCATCTTCGCGATGATATTGACGACGAGCTGCAGCACATCTTCCAGGTATTTGCCCGAGGCGATGATCTGTCCAACCTCGGCGAGCGTCGATATCTGCGTCGAGCGCAGCGAGGTTTCCTGGTACAGGCGCGCATTTTCGATTGCGCCCCCCACCTGATGGCCGAGAATGGAGAGCAGAGTCATCTCGGCATCGCTGTGGCGATGCGCTTTGCGGTGCTGGACATTGATGACGCCGATCACCCTGTCGGTCGGCGGTGCGACGATCGGCACGGACAGAAAGGCTTCGTAACGGTCTTCCGGCAGCGTCTGAAAGACCTTGAAGCGGGGATCCTTGCTGGCATGCCGCTGAATGGCGACCGGTTGAACTTCCTTCGCAACCCAGCCGGTGATTCCCTCTCCGACCCGCATCGCAATTTTTCCGATCAACCGGGGGTGCGGATTCTTCGACGCTCGCAGCACGAGGTTATTGCCCGCCTCATCAATCAGGTAAATCAGGCACGCGTCGCCGTGGGTGACGTCGATGACGAGATCGACGATCTGCCTCAGAACCTGATCGAGGTCCAGCGTCGAGCTGATGGATTGGCTGATCTGATGCAGGATCCGCAGTTCCTGGCCCGCCAGGTCCAGCGTCTTCTGAATGGTCTCAATAGGGTTGTTGTTGCGAGCCATGGATGCCGATCGATGTGCGTCCCGTCACCGGGCGCAAGGACGGGCCTGGAGCTTCGAGGCCTTATCGAAAGCTTCTTGCGCCTCACGATCATAGCCCAGCTCGTAATACACGAAGCCCAGATTCAGATAGGTTTGCGGATTGTTGGGGTCCAGACGCAACGACTCCTTGTAGGCACGAAGAGCTTCATTCCACCGGCCCTGCTTCGACAACTCCAGTCCCCGGCGGAAGTAATCATCACTGCTGGAGGATTGTGTCCCCGCCTGATTCATAACCTGAGAGTTTACCGCATTACGCAATTTTCGAAACCTTCAGTTTATTCAATATGGGAGGTCGACCGTGAGAATCGCCCCCAGCCCTTCGCCGGCGCTTTCGGCGCGTACGGCGCCGCCGTGGCGTTCGACGATATAGCGGACAATCGAGAGGCCTGCGCCGAGGCCGCCGTGCATTCTGGTGGTGAAACTCCCCGCCTGGCGGAATCTCTCGAAAATGTGGGGCAGAAATTCGGAACTGATTCCCACGCCCGTGTCACGGATCTGGATGTGCGCCCAGCCGGGCGAATTGGTCAGCCGCACTTCGATGGAGCCGCCCTGGCCGGTGAATTTGATGGCATTCGACAGCAGATTCCAGATCACCTGCTGAATCCGATCGCGATCGCACCAGATCAGGCGCTTCGGGTCCTCCAGCGACGCTCGGAGGCCGATGCCAAGCGCTTCCGTCGACGGCCGCACCACGTCGATCGCACTCTGAATGATCGACAGGAGATCCGCCGGCTGCCGGTTGAAGTCCATCTTGCCTGTCGTGATTCGCGAAATATCCAGCAGCTCTTCCACGATCCGCGCCTGGGCGCGGGCATTCCGCTCGATCATGTCGAGCGAGGTCTGCAGATCTTCATCCTGCGGCCGGGAACCGCGCAGCTTGTAGACGGCTCCCAGAATAGGAGTCATCGGTGTCCTCAACTCGTGCGAAACCATCGCCAAAAAGTCATCCTTCAATCGATTCGCCTCGAGTTCTTTCATATAGAGCGTGGCATTATCCAGCGCGATGGCGGCGCGGTCGGCGAGATCTTCGGCAAGCGCCAGGTCGAACAGGTTGTATTGCCGGCCGGAGCGTTCGAGCTCCAGATAAAGGGCGCCTACGGTTTTTCCGCGGATGTTGAGGGGGACGCACATGCTGCGGTCATGAAGCTGAGCCTGCCCTGTCCGGATGACCTCCGCATTGTCGCCGCAATCTATTTTCCAGAGAGCCTGCTCCTTGTCGGCATGGAGATGTGCAATGGCGATCCTTTTGACCGATCCGTCTTCCTGAACGATGTCGACCGCCGATCCGTCGGCCAGATGCGGCAGGCTGGCGCGCGCCAGGGTCCAGAGTGTTATCTCATAGTCCAGCGACATGCCGAGCACGGAGCTGGCCTCATATAAAAAATGTTGCGCGTCTTCGAGCTGCCTCCGCTCGGAGGTCAGTTCCGCCGTCCTCTCCGCGACCACGTGCTCGAGTTGTTTCTGCGTTTCACTCGCCGCGGCCTCGGCGCGTTTTCGCTGAGTGATATCGATGATCGCGGTGCGGAACTGTAACGTATGGCGGTCCGCATCCTGCGTCACCACCGTAAACAGCTGGACAGTGGTTTTCTCGCCGCGAAGAGGGTTCAGCAGCAATTCCGTGCTGCGCTTCTGCCGGCTCCACTTACACCGGCTGAGATGCTCCTTGAAGCGCTGAACGTCGCCCTCCGGTATGAAATCCGTGAAGGACCGGCCGACCAGCTTATGCGGGTTTTCGCCGAGCAGCTTTCCGCCGGTGATGTTGATTTCTTCGATGATGCCTCGTTCATCGAGGCTCGCATAACCGATGGGCGAAAAATCGTAGAGATCGGCATAACGCATTCTCGAGTGGGCGAGTTGTTGCTGGGTTTCACGGAGCTCCCGATTCTGGATTTCGAGCTCGAGGTGCTGCACCTGCAGTTCCTTGATGAGGTCGCGATTGCTGTCCTCTTCAAGCGCCTGCAGCGCGGTAAACAATTCGTTGGTGGTCATCCGTTCGTGCGACATTGTATTAACAAAAAAGCCCGGAAACCGCTGTCAGCTCCGGGCCGAATCTTTGAGGCGACGCCTGTCCACTATGCCGTACGGCGTTTAGTGATGTCCTCGTCGCTGGTAAATTTCTGGCCCTCGTCAAAGTTCATGGTTTTCTTCTTCTTGTCCTGGCCCTGCGCCTCGGTCTGCCGCGGCTGCTCTTCTTTCTTCATGCTTTTGACGTTGTCGTGCATACGTTGCCTGTCGGAAGGATTTTTGCTCATTCTTCAACTCCTGAAAGGCTTTGTGCCTTTAATGTTTTAGACGGCTGGAGAGCAGCTTCGTTCCACACCGGAACTCTATGTCACTGCAATGGAAAGGGTATGCAGCAGAAGGCCGCGGCGCCGCGGCGCATATCTCGTTTAAGGCCATGAAGAAGCCTGTTTGGCCGGGCGTGTGCACCTCCGGCGTAGGCGCCGGTCTTACACGACGGCGTGCGGAGGGGACAATGTGGAAGATTCCCGCACTGGCAGCCGTGTTGTCGATTGCAACGGCCTTTACCGCAACACCTCAACAATCCAGGTATCAGTTGAAAAACGGGGACACCCTGGATCTGACCTTCGTTTACGTCCCCGAATTCAACCAGACGGTCAGCATTCAGCCGGACGGCTTCGTTTCGTTGCGCGCCGTAGGCGATGTCCGGGCCGGCGGACTGACGATTCCCGAACTGACGAAGGCCATCGAAGCGAAATACACGGACATCATGAAACAGCCCGAGGTCAACGTCGAGATCAAGGATTTCGAAAAGCCCTTTTTTCTCGCTCAGGGCGAAGTGCAGAAGCCGGGCAAATACGATCTCCGCAGCGATATTAAATTGAGCGAAGCCGTCGCCATCGCGGGCGGCCTGACCCCGAATGCGAAACACTCACAGGTTCTTCTTTTCCGGCGAACGCACGGCGATTCCGTTAGCGTGAGAGAAATCGATCTGAAAAAAGTGCTTTCCGGAAAGAATCTCGCCAGTGATGTGAGGATTCAGGCCGGCGACATGGTGGTGGTGCCGAAGAGCCGGATCTCCAATGTGAAGGAATATGCCCAGATGCTCTACTGGCATTTTCCGCTTCCCTGATTCAATACGGAGAAAGAACCTATGAACACAATCACACTGCGCGAGGCTGTCGCCATCGCGTTTCGCCGGAAGCACATCATCGGCTTCTCGTTCCTCGGAATATTCGGCCTGATCGCCCTTCTTTTGTCGTTCGTGCCGAACACATATGACGCCGAAATGAAGATTCTGGTCAAACAGACGCGCGTCGATCCATTGGTCTCGCCCAATCCGGAACAGCCGGAGCGCGTCGGGAATCTCACGGAGCAGGATCTGGAATCCGAGGCAGAACTGCTCAAAAGCCGCGACGTCCTCGAAGGCGCCGCGGGACAGTGCGCCGTGCAGAAGCCCGGCCTCGATGTC
It includes:
- a CDS encoding cobalamin-binding protein — its product is MRIVSFLPSASEMVCALGLGDQLVGVTHECDYPPEVQSKPVVVRNVLPLETLTQREIDEAVTQRLRDGESLYQVDENLLRDLEPDIIITQDLCQVCAPSGNELSQALKVLPKKPEIIWMTPKSLAGIEDNIRALGQATGRQRRAEEVIASGRQRLEKIKTRTGELSTRPRVFCMEWLNPIFCSGHWVPELVKIAGGSDTLGREGSDSVRISWDDVRKWNPEVLVVIPCGFHIEKVVQETAKLCEYEGWQDLAAVRNNRVYAVDANSYFARPGPRVIDGAELLAHLFYPGSFSWDGPSTAYRRVELNAMSRS
- the bioA gene encoding adenosylmethionine--8-amino-7-oxononanoate transaminase — protein: MKIWHPYTQEATDATPIAIDRGEGAYLYTRDGRRLIDAISSWWVNIHGHSHPLIAEAIAAQARKLEHVIFAGFTHEPAEELSARLAKVLPASLTRLFFSDNGSTAVEVAMKMAVQYWHNLGRPEKHRIVALEHAYHGDTIGAMSVSDDSPFTAAFRSLRIPSLCIRDAGELERMFESKHQEIAAMIVEPLVQGAGGMLVYSADLLRRYRELCAAHDVLFIADEVFTGFGRTGRMFACDHAGVQPDMMCLSKGLTSGFLPLAATVCTENIYQAFYSKDRSRTFFHGHSFSGNPLGCAAAIASLQIFESEPVFDRIAAIERIHAQRLEALKDHPSVAAVRMLGTIAAIELKAGDAGYLSELRTRLYPFFLEQGVLLRPLGNIIYTVPPYVITPADLNYVYDVIVKVLALLPT
- the bioD gene encoding dethiobiotin synthase, which encodes MTDLFVTGTDTGIGKTMLSSLLVAALNRDYWKPIQTGSGEGTDRQTVLQLAGIAPERAHPEAYIFDPPVSPHLAAEWKGVKIDFKSIQRPATPNSLVIEGAGGVLVPINSDSFMLDLARHLNAPLVIASRTALGTINHTLLTIAAIRNAKLPITGVVMIGAENSDNRRAVERYGNVPVIGWIPWLDRIDRETLRAIFNIHFDPRAFA
- a CDS encoding 8-amino-7-oxononanoate synthase, whose translation is MKAELAALRAADQFRELATPAGVQLNSNDYLGLSGHPRLEQAVVRGLEEDDRFAATGSRLLSGNHPRWEELEAEFAAFVGAEAALYFPSGYAANVGLLSSVLKPEDIVFSDASNHASLIDGIRLSKAQKVIFPHLDLNFLEEALRKNAGAARKVVVVESIFSMDGDHAPLEDLAAICARSGASLIVDAAHSVGVELRRQSDVLAAVYPCGKALASMGAFVAGSRTLREYLINHARTFIFSTALPPYCSAHVREAIRLVGDADVERSRLEILSRHLRERLRAAGFDIGRSDSQIVPVILGSNETALQFAAAAQTAGFAIRAIRPPTVPAGTARLRVSLNARLRVKELDRFVETILAGVAGVV
- the bioB gene encoding biotin synthase BioB; protein product: MQTNGLRHDWTRDEVRAIFNRPFIDAVFSAQAIHRQYFKPNEVQLCQLLSIKTGGCPEDCAYCPQSAHYDTGLGHENLLSLDHVLQTAREAREQGVTRFCMGAAWRQVNDGPEFESVLDMVRGVSSLGMEVCCTLGMLNEPQARRLAEAGLYAYNHNLDTSAEFYGQIITTRNYDDRLQTLDHVRKAGITVCCGGIIGMGESDEDRIGLLHQLATLTPHPESVPINLLVRVEGTPLGEAEAVDPLVMVRTIAAARTLMPSSRVRLSAGRRSLSREAIALCFMAGANSIFVGDKLLTTPNPGRDEDELLLQDLHLRPATHA
- a CDS encoding DUF507 family protein, which produces MPLRREYVQLLSRKIAEELVEHEMIELPEGYGLAEQLFQIIDDEINLEDRINDEVRLLLNQYQDQMRQSGASYQEMFKLIKNKLVRERKLVL
- a CDS encoding DUF507 family protein: MRLSREKVNLLSHLVSDKLASMDDVEFIEDRNTIRLAVVDILMKWLKKEEDIDKAARHKIEGQKRGIPEGSAEWEILFRKYYEEEMRNIV
- a CDS encoding AI-2E family transporter translates to MTPEMRQFTRRVFAAVLIIGLAAAVIYSVEILLLTFAGILLALLLRASGTWLRDRTRLSTSWAMALVLAGFVALFFGTILTFGVQIAHQTDQLFLAISQAYLQFHDKLAQFHVAGGFAAGGLNLETPARAAAPHIFRIAASMVLVLFLGVYLSTSPELYTDLFLSFFGRPLQGRIAGLLDSIAAALRWWLAGQLISMAIVGGLTITGMLLVGAPMAIPLGVMAALLTFVPFVGSILSAVPAVLLAFTRSPQMALWVVLIYLVAHVVEGYIVSPMVQQRLVYLPPALILAVQFLMDLFAGTIGVMFATPLMVVGMVLIKELYFKQEWTEEAA
- a CDS encoding PEP-CTERM sorting domain-containing protein; this encodes MKRRASLGFVFVLLIGVFAAVPALADPIVGLPAVDDNCIPFGCAYAGLYQQVYSSDAFSGPIVIKDIEFFNTEFDNFATAMNSGTWTISLSTTTAGPASLGSTFASNIGAGNTQVFSGNLSQPWAFGDTLTISLMTPFLYNPSLNNNLLLTVDAAGVTEPDGNPIFFDRGGSSDIGRVWQFSTASTGTVNMVDADFGLVTGFDGVPPSVPEPGSWLLLGTGLLGLGILIVRRKFAIQ
- a CDS encoding GAF and ANTAR domain-containing protein, with protein sequence MARNNNPIETIQKTLDLAGQELRILHQISQSISSTLDLDQVLRQIVDLVIDVTHGDACLIYLIDEAGNNLVLRASKNPHPRLIGKIAMRVGEGITGWVAKEVQPVAIQRHASKDPRFKVFQTLPEDRYEAFLSVPIVAPPTDRVIGVINVQHRKAHRHSDAEMTLLSILGHQVGGAIENARLYQETSLRSTQISTLAEVGQIIASGKYLEDVLQLVVNIIAKMMQARVCSIMLVDAQKNELVIKAAKSSSEEYWRKPNLKIGNSLISRVVKEKAPLMVRDVTKQEGYQYPELATKEGIRSLLSVPMILKGHVIGVLNVYSEHERAFSNEDLRLLSTVADQVALAFENTKLNVAIQESQEALLTRKLVERAKSILQRQANLSEEEAYKRLQQQSMKTRRSMREIAEAVILSSELN